CAGCCGCGGCATGAGGTTGCGGACCAGCGCGACCGCGTGCGCATTGACGGCCGCCGGCGACAGGCCATCGCCGACCACGATGGCAAGCCGGCACGGCCCGGCATTGCGGCTTGCCAGCAGTTGCCTTGAGGCCTGGTCGAGCTTTCGCCCGAGGTCCGGACGGCGGAGATAATCCGTGCGCTCGCGCGCACAGCTGGATACGGCGAGGGCCTCGAGGCCGAGGCCTTCGAGGCCCGAGATCAGGGCGGGCCCTTCAAAGGCGCCATGAACGGCGTCGCGGGCACGAGCGTGAGCAAGCGTGAACTCGAGCAAAGCCCGGGTGGGCAGGCTGGCGCCGGCCCGGCCAAGCCCGACCCGCGCGGGAGTAAGGTCCCGCAGACGCTGCAGCGAGCGGGACGGCAGCGGCGTTGTCATCTCCGGTTACTCGGCAGGGACCGACGCTTCGCGCAGCCGGATCGAATAATTCGACGCGTTCTGTTGACCGACTGACGCCGCGCGCGCGAACTTGATCAGGTGATGGGCGATCATCGCCGAACCAATCAGGCCCTCGAAATCGCCGCGCCGGAGCCGGCCCAGCGCAAATTTCCAGAACACCTTCCTGTAGTCGCCGAGCACACCGACTTTCCAGAACAGATTGCGCAGCATGATCAGGCCGCGCCTGATATTGGCCCAGCTCCTCATCTCCGGGCTGACCGGTACCTTCAGCCGGTTGGCATAGGTGTAATCGCATTGATGCTGGTAGCGCGCGAACAGCTTCTCTGGCTCATAGGCCACTTCCATGCACCGGCGCCACGAACCGACTACCTGCTCGTAAGGCAACAGGAATTCGACATTGGAGTCGCGACTGTCATCGTCGATCAGCCGGTTTTCGCGCTCCAGCCGATCCCACAGCGGCGTCTTCGGCAGCGCCTGCAACAGATTGATGGTCAGCAGCGGAATCCGGGATTCCTCGACGAAGGCGAGCAGCGCATCGGGGGTCTCGGGCTTGTCGGTATCGAGACCCATGATGATGCCGGAGACAACCTCGATGCCATAGGAGTTGATGGTACGGATGCCCTCCAGGATCGGGACCATCATGTTGTGGTCCTTGTGCATCGCCTTCAGCGCGTCGGGATCGGGCGTCTCGATGCCGCAAAACACGGTGACGAAGAAAGCCTCGCGCATCAGCCCGAGGATCTCCGGCCGCTTGGCGATGTTGAGCGTCGCCTCGCAGGCGAGCCGCGTGATGTAGCCGGTTTTCTTCTGCCACTCGACCAGATGCGGCAGCAGATCCAGCGCCGCCTTGCGGTTGCCAATGAAATTGTCATCGACGAAATACACCGTGTCGGTCATTCCGCATTCGCGCA
The genomic region above belongs to Bradyrhizobium sediminis and contains:
- the eutC gene encoding ethanolamine ammonia-lyase subunit EutC; this encodes MTTPLPSRSLQRLRDLTPARVGLGRAGASLPTRALLEFTLAHARARDAVHGAFEGPALISGLEGLGLEALAVSSCARERTDYLRRPDLGRKLDQASRQLLASRNAGPCRLAIVVGDGLSPAAVNAHAVALVRNLMPRLAGERIEIGHAVVASGARVALGDQIGAMLGARMVVVLIGERPGLSAPDSLGAYLTFAPRPGITDAERNCVSNIHGAGLGYDEAAFRIAWLVREGLARGVTGVALKDESGGPIPQRIATD
- a CDS encoding B12-binding domain-containing radical SAM protein, yielding MRAVGIETVRRILCVFPRYTSSFGTFEHAYPLTDGVSAFMPPQGLLLIAAYLPEHWPVRFIDENIRPATREDFEWAEAVFVSGMHIQRQQMNDICRRAHAFDLPVAIGGPSVSACPDYYPSFDYLHVGELGDATNELLARLARDPSRPEQQVVLKTADRIDMSEFPIPAYELAETRKYFLGSIQYSSGCPYQCEFCDIPGLYGRNPRLKTPQQIIAELDKLRECGMTDTVYFVDDNFIGNRKAALDLLPHLVEWQKKTGYITRLACEATLNIAKRPEILGLMREAFFVTVFCGIETPDPDALKAMHKDHNMMVPILEGIRTINSYGIEVVSGIIMGLDTDKPETPDALLAFVEESRIPLLTINLLQALPKTPLWDRLERENRLIDDDSRDSNVEFLLPYEQVVGSWRRCMEVAYEPEKLFARYQHQCDYTYANRLKVPVSPEMRSWANIRRGLIMLRNLFWKVGVLGDYRKVFWKFALGRLRRGDFEGLIGSAMIAHHLIKFARAASVGQQNASNYSIRLREASVPAE